Within the Candidatus Reidiella endopervernicosa genome, the region GGCGATATTATCGATCCGCCGGGAGGTTGTGGTGAGATGATCGATTGGCTCGGGCGTGTGCGTGAGGCGGGCTATCAGCTAAAGGAGCTCGATCAGATACTTGCACTGCGCCGTGCCATCCCCGGAAGCATGACCAGTCAGCGTGATGCAGAAAAGAACAGGGGTTATCTCCACGTGGCGCGCCAGGCGATGCTGCGTCGCCGCCAACAAGAACAGGGTAATAGTTAGTCGAACCGATGTCGTTCTGTTTCCGATGTTTTCCAAAAATGAGTTGGGCGTGGCCTCAGGGTGATCACGATCAGCTTCTGTTTTGCGCCGTCTCTCCTGATCGTGATGTGGCGTTGGAACAGTTTTCGCGCTGGTTATCGAGAAACAATATCGATGATCTGACATTTCGTGAACACCGCTTACTGGCAGCCATTGCCGAACGATTTGGCAAATCATTGGCGCACCATAGCGAATATCCACGCTTAGCAGGTCTGCAGCGCATGCTCTGGACCAAGTCACGCATGGCAATCAACGAGTCGTTGCCGATGTTGCGCAGATTGGTCGAAGTTGGCATTGATGTGATGCTGATCAAGGGCGCGGCCAGGATTGCACTGAATGAGTCCGACCAGAAGGCGCGCGTGGCGCACGACATCGACATCCTGATCCGATATGAAGATTTTCAGCGAGCAATAGAGTTGCTGGTTGAAAATGGCTGGAGGTATGACTCGGGGGAGACGCTGCTCTCTCTGAAGAGTCGCCTTTCTGCGATACGAGGTATTAACCTCTTCAAAGGAAGGCTAGGTGATATCGATCTTCATCAGGCGGCCTTCAAACTCAACGAACCACTTCGTGATGGCACGCAGGGGTTGTGGGGGCGTGCAGAGAAGGCGAACTTTTTCGGCCTTGAGCTGTTTGTTCCCTCGGTTGAGGATCGCATGGTGCTCGCCATTTCACATGGTGGGGTGGATGGGCACTCCCACAGCGATTGGTTGGTCGATTGCGCATTGGCCGCCTCGGATGAGGCGTTTAACTGGCAGCGCTTTGTCGAGATTGTTGTTGAACAGCAGATTGTCGTGCCGAGTCGAATTGCCCTGGGTTATCTGCAGCAGCGACTTGGTGTTGTGATTCCGGATTTCGTCATTGACGCGTTGGAAAAGGCTGATCGCCAGAGTCTATCTGGTCGGTGGACTGAACTTGTTCTGGCTAAGCCGATGACGGATGTATCGTTGCCTGGTTGGGTGCTTCTCCCCTTAATTAAAATTCTGCGTATACGTTATGAGCGGCGTGGCAGACGTTCCGAGTCGCAGGTTGTTAAGGTGTTGCGCGGTCGTGTCCAACGGAAAGGTGGTGTCAATCCTGAAGGTGAACCAGCACTTCGTAGTTGCATTGAGACGGAGCATGTAGAGGCAGCCGGTGCTTATCTTTGCAAAATCGAAATGACGGTATCGCTGCCAGCGGTCAACCGGCGGCTTGAGTTCGAGTTAAATAGTGAGACACGCCATATAGCAAGACTGCGAGCCCGCACGGTTAGTCGTGCACCCGGTATCGCCATAATCTCTTTTGAAGGTGAGTTGGGCCTGTTGTCAGAGGATGTAGTGCTGTGGGTAGAGTCGAGACCGGTCAGCCAGAGTCGCACTAAAACGAAGGGTTTGCAGCAGGAAAAATATGAAGCGCTTCCGTTTGTACTCAATAGCGCGCAGCTGACCAGGATTTAATCAGCGCTACTATTTCACGCGCTCGGCGACAGTACGTTATCACCCTCGTGCAGTAATGAGATTGGAGCGGGTGATGGGAATCGAACCCACGTGATCAGCTTGGGAAGCTGAAGTTCTACCATTGAACTACACCCGCAATCAGGCCGTGATAGTTGCACTTGTCCCCATTTCAGTCAATCGGTCAGAGCGTGTAACTCAATAGACGCTCTCTGAGTGATGATTTATTATGCCCACACTTTCGTGCCCCAGTGGTACGACTCTCTCAACACTAGCTATCCAGGTATTTAATAGATGCGCATTGTGCACATCGACAATCTTATGATCAGGCGTTTCGGTCGGACCAAGGTCTCGACTGGGCGGCGGCTCTTCAATGGCATGGTGCGTAACAACTATAAGGTCTGTGAGTACTCTGATCGTGATATCTCCAGTTTTACTGCGCCGCTGAGGATCAAACCACTGGGGCGGGCGCAGGCGAATCGCCATCTGATCGAGACATGTGAGAACTTCCGTCCTGACTTCATTCTGATGGGCCACTGTGACCTGATTGAAAACGAGACGCTGGCCGAGATTCGCAAACTGCTGCCTGCGGTGAAGATCGCCTATCGCAATCTCGACCCGCTCTGGGACGAGCATGAGTCGGTCAAAATGCGAGAGAGCAATATCTCAAAAATCCAGCACCGTATGCCGGTAGTCGATGCGATCTTTATTACAACCGGTGGCGAGCTGTTGAAACAGTTTCAGACCGATCAGAATGTCGTTGCCTTTCTGCCCAACGCCACCGATGCCGGTTGGGATGATCAGAACAATGCCGAGAAGCGTGAGTTCAAGCGCGACCTGATGTTCTGCGGTGTCGGCAATAAGAGTGATGACCGTTATACCTTTGCCGGTGAGTTGCATCAGGCTCTAGGTGATCGAGTCAGCTTTGAGAGCTTCGGCATGCACGGCTACCCGGCGGTATGGGGGCTCGACTACGAGGATGTAATCGCGACCAGCAAAATGGGGCTTAATCTCAATCGTTACGAAGGCTATCCGCTCTACTCCTCTGATCGTATTGCGCAGCTCATGGGCAATGGTTTGTTGACCTGCCTCTGGGATAGTCCAGAGAGTCGCATGCGAGAGTTCTTCAGTGATGAGCAGGTGCTCTTCTTCCGTGATCTCGATCAGTTGGTAGAAAAGCTAAAGGTGTTCAAGGCGGATGATGCCCAGCGCCGCGCCGTGGCCGCTGCTGGGCGCGCCCACTACCATGAACATTTCAGTGGTGAGCGGGTGATTAAATATATGGTCGAGACCACCTTCGGCCTCCCCTATAGCTACGATTATCTGTGGCAGAACGAGGTCTATCGCCGATGAGCGAGCAGCAGGTCGTAGTCCACATCGGGCTCTCCAAATGTGCCAGCACCTATCTCCAGAAGACGATCTTTCCGGGTATGGGTAACTACTCCAATGTCGCCTTCGCGCCGCGACGAGAGAAGTACCATCTCTTCTACGATGGCATGACCCCCGACTCCTATCGGGAGATTGTCGCCCGTCACATGGTCAACCCAAATCCGAAGAGTCGCTGGCTGGTGCTCTCCTGTGAGGACTACACCGAGCTGATGTTCCAGGGTTTTGAGGATGTCTTCTACGATTGGGAGCGTGTTGGGCGTGAACACTACCGCTACTCCAATAAGATGATCGCTGAGAATATCGCGCGTACCTATCCAGGGGCGAAGATCGTAGTGGTGATCCGAGAGCAGATCAGCTGGGCGATCAGCCGTTACAAGATGAACTACCGTGGTGGTAAGACTTCGGCCGGTATCGATGAGCTGATGGCCGAGCCGCTGGAGGGTTACGATGTGATGGTGGAACGCTACCAGCGGCTGTTCGGGCGCGAGAATGTGCTGGTGATGCCGCTTGAGATGATGCGTGAAGACCGGGACGGGTTTGTTAACCAGATCACCCGCTTTATTGGTGAAGAGCAGCGTGTCGATGCCCCCGATCTGGCGGTCAATGCGGCACCGGAGTTGCTGCGTACGGTGGAGTATGAGCGGCTGAAAAATCGCTGGCGGCTCAATATCCACCGCACCGGCTGGCTAACGATGCCGGGACGTTTTCTGATCGGTGCCGTAGCTCGGCTGTTGGTCGGACTGACGAAGCCTACCTTCTATCTGAAATATGGCAGTGAGATCTACTCTGCTGCGCCTTCGGAGCAGGTCGTGGCTCGACTGCATCCGCTATTGGCGGAGAGTAACCGTAAGCTTGAGTCGCTGACCGGGCTGGAGTTGGCCAAGTATGGTTACATCGTCGATTAACCCACCATCGGCACGGGGTGTTGTTGTAGAATGGTCGTCCGAGTTTTTGATTTCCGACTGAATACCTATGAATATCACAGTTAACGGCGAGCCGCGTGAGATCCCCGACGGGAGCACACTGGCTGGATTGGTTGAGATTATGGACCTGCATGGGCGTCGTCTCGCGATCGAACTGAACCTTGAGATCGTACCGCGCAGCGAACACGAGAGTCAGGCGCTGCAGGATGGTGACCGGCTGGAGATTGTGCACGCCATTGGTGGCGGTTACCGTTAACCACCCGTCTTTCAAATAGCTAACTAGAAGATAGAGTAATGACAGATTCCAAACTTTCAGCTGATAGCCCACTGGTGATTGCCGGGGTTGAGTACGGTTCACGCCTGCTGGTCGGTAGCGGCAAATATAAGGATCTCGAAGAGACCCGTCTGGCTACCGAGGCGAGTGGTGCCGAGATTATTACCGTGGCGATTCGTCGCACCAATATCGGCCAGAATCCCGATGAGCCCAATCTGCTTGATGTGGTGCCGCCTGAGAAATACACCATTCTGCCCAATACAGCCGGCTGTTATACCGCCGATGATGCGGTACGTACCTGTCGTCTGGCACGTGAGCTGCTTGATGGCCACGACCTGGTCAAGCTCGAAGTGCTCGGTGATGAGAAGACCCTCTTCCCTGATGTGGTCGAGACACTGAAGGCGGCCGAAACGCTGATCAATGACGGTTTTAAGGTGATGGTCTACACTACCGACGATCCAATCACTGCCAAGCGTCTCGAGGAGATGGGGTGTGTGGCGGTAATGCCACTGGCTGCGCCAATCGGCTCTGGGCTCGGTATCCGCAACCCCTATAACATCCGTCTGATCATCGAGAACGCCAATGTGCCGATTCTGGTCGATGCCGGTGTCGGTACCGCCTCCGATGCGGCTGTGGCGATGGAGCTTGGCTGTGATGGTGTGCTGATGAATACAGCCATCGCCGGGGCAGGTAATCCGGTATTGATGGCCTCTGCGATGAAAAAGGCGATTGAGGCGGGCCGTGAGGCCTATCTGGCTGGGCGTATGCCGCGCAAGCTCTATGCAAGTGCCTCCAGTCCTATCGACGGAACCTTCTTCTGATTCTGCTTGGCACAAGGATGTGCCAGATATCCTCCCATGAGTGACACCATTCGACGCATCCGCTCCTTTGTTCGCCGCGAGGGACGCTTTACCCCGGGGCAGCAGCAGGCGTGGGAGCGCTTGATGCCGCAGTTCGGCATTGAGTTTAGCGACCAGCCTCTCGATTTTGAGCGGCTATTCGGTCGGGATGCCCCCGTCACACTGGAGATCGGCTCCGGTAACGGCGAGACACTAGTCACCCTGGCTGCCGCCCATCCTGAAAACGACTACATCGGTATTGAGGTTCATCGCCCTGGTGTCGGACGACTGTTGCGCCGTATCGAGGAGCTGGAGCTGAGCAATGTGCGGGTGATCTGTCACGATGCGGTTGAGGTGGTGGAGAGGATGGTGCTCGATGCGTCGCTCGATGCGGTGTTGCTCTACTTTCCCGACCCGTGGCACAAGAAACGCCATACAAACGCCGTATCTGCAGCCCCCATTCGTCGCGCTGCTCTCCTCCAGACTCAAGGCCACTGGTCTCTTCCATCTGGCAACCGACTGGGAGGATTATGCCCACCATATGGTTAAGGTGCTGGAGGCGGAGCCGAGCCTGCATAACAGTGCCGGTAGCGGCGCTATGTTTCTCGTCCCGAAGAGCGCCCCTGACCAAATTCGAACAGCGTGGGCTTCGTTTGGGCCACGGTGTCTGGGACCTGATCTATACCAGGCAGTAATCAAAATGTTGGATTTGGCGTAAGTAGTTGAAAAGATGTTACCGTCTGGAAACTAGCCTGTTCACGTTGATGTACCCGCGCAATTTTGCGCTGATCTACTAATACTAATCTGAGCGGAAGATATGAAAATGAATTTACTGAGGCGGATGGCACTCATGATCGGGCTCTATTTTATGCCCTTTATGAGTTGGGGGTCGACGGGCGCTGATCGGATCGACCTGACAACCAGCTCTACCGGGTATCTGGCGATAGCGATCTTTGTATTCGCCTACGCGCTGGTGATGGCGGAGGAGTTCCTCCATCTGCGCAAATCGAAGCCGGTGATCCTGGCTGCGGGTATCATCTGGGCGATGATCGCCTGGGTTTACGCCGGTACCGGCGATCATCACAGCGCCGAGATGGCGGTGCGCCACAATATTCTCGAGTTTGCCGAACTGTTCCTCTTCCTGCTGGCAGCGATGACCTATATCAACGCAATGGCAGATCGCAAGGTCTTTGACTGGCTGCGCTCCTGGCTGATTAGTCGTGGTTATGGGCTGCGCAAACTCTTCTGGATGACCGGTATTCTCGCCTTCTTCATCTCGCCGATTGCCGATAACATGACCACTGCGCTGCTGATGTGTGCGGTAGTGCTGGCCGTTGGCGCGGGTAATCCGAAGTTTATCAGCATCGCCTGTGTCAACATCGTTGTGGCCGCCAATGCCGGCGGTGCCTTCAGTCCATTTGGCGACATCACCACCCTGATGGTGTGGCAGAAGGGGGTTGAGACGGCACAGGGTGTAGTCGACTTCTGGGCCTTCTTTGCACTGTTTATCCCTCAGTGGTCAACTACCTGGTGCCAGCGGCGATCATGCACTTCGCCGTCCCGAATGAGCAGCCAACCGCCAGCGATGAGGCGGTAAAGATGGAGCGCGGCGGTAAGCGCATCATTGCTCTTTCTGCTTACCATTGCTACTGCGGTTTCGTTCCATAACTTCCTCCACCTCCCGCCGATGCTCGGTATGATGACGGGCCTCGCCTACCTCAAGTTCTTTGGCTACTACCTGAAGAAGACCCATCGCCCGGAGGATGGCAAGCAGGACTTCGAGGTCTCTGAAGCGGGTGATATCGTCACCTTTGATGTTTTCAAGAGTGTTCAGCGGGCGGAGGGGATACGTTGCTCTTCTTCTATGGTGTAGTGCTCTGTGTGGGTGGTCTCGGCTTTATCGGCTATCTCGAGCTCGCCTCGCAGATGATGTATACCGACTGGGGTCCAACCAATGCCAACATCATGGTTGGTGTGCTCTCGGCAATCGTCGATAACATTCCGGTGATGTTCGCTGTACTGACCATGATGCCCGACATGTCGATGGGGCAGTGGCTGCTGGTAACTCTACCGCCGGTGTTGGTGGTAGCCTGCTATCAATTGGCTCAGCGGCCGGTGTGGCACTGATGGGGCAGGCACGCGGTTACTACACTTTCTTCGGCCACCTGAAGTGGACATGGGCAATCGCGCTCGGTTATGCCGCCAGTATCGCCACCCATCTCTGGATCAACAGCGCTTACTTCTGATTGATTCGCTAACGGAGTGATTTCAACGAGCGGCCTTCGGGCCGCTTTTTATGTCCAGGGATGGACGGTATGCCGCGGGTGCAGGGATGCACAAGAGTGGCGATGTACAGAGATGGGTGGTATGCCGCGGGTGCAGGGATGCACAAGAGCGGCGATGTCCAGGACGCCTGCAGGGATAGGTGTGCCGATAGCGTCGGGAACGTGCTATCGGCTGTTTGGGTCTAGATGGAGGTGGTAGCTCTGTTTTTGTGTGGGAGCAGTGATGTCTATGGAAGCTTGCTGGGAAGTAGGCGTATCGATAGCGTCTGGAGTGCATTTTAACGGGAGCATTGCTAGAGGTGGTTCTTGTGCTGTTGGCGCAAGAGCGACGAGATCCAAGGGAGGTGGGGTGTTGTCGTTACAGGATGGATCGCCTATCAAAGACTTAAGCGTGTGCTGATCAATATGGTTGGCGGTAGCGATGTTCTAATCTGAAACGGGACCTTACTGGAGAGGCCCTCTCGTAACGGGACGTTATAGACATTACCCATAAAAGCGGCCCGAAGGCCGCCTTATAGTTGAGCTTTCGGCTACGCCTTCTCAGGCATCAATGGACAGAAATTGCCCTCATCGCCGTAAGGATTGATCTGGTCGTAGATAGCAGAGAGTGCCTGGTCCTCGGTGGCGTAGATATTGCCGCTGCCGAGTATCTCGTAAAGGCCGGTGTGGCGCATCACATCAAGTACCTGGCGTTTGAGGCCAGAGACCACCATGAAGATGCCGTTACCACGCAGGCGTTCGATCAGGTGACGCAGCACCTCTTCGCCCGAGGCGTCCATCTCATTGATGCCATCACCCACAACCAAAACATAACGTGCGCTGGGCTTGTCAGCTACTGCGGCGAGGATGGTGTCTTCGAAATAGGCGACGTTGGCGAAGTAGAGTGAACCGTCGAAGCGAATCAGGATGATACGCTCATCGGTGGGAAGCTCCGGATAGACTCGTAGGTCACGCAGGGTGCCATCCTCAAAACGACCAAGTTGGGCAACGCGTGGGCTTATGGTGCGGTAGAGGTAGAGCAGGATGGCTAGACCAGCACCGACCATGATGCCTTTGTCGAGATGTGGAGCGAAGCCAAGGGTGGCGACAAAGGTGACGATTGAGGCAATACCATCATGCTTGCTGGCGTGCCAGGCGTGGATTACAGCCTTGAAGTTGATCAGGCCGATAACCGCCATGATGATTACAGCAGCCAGTACCGCCTTGGGCAGGTGGTAGAGCAGTGGGGTAAGAAAGAGCAGGGTAATGACCACGATTACGCCGGTGAAGACTGAGGACATACCGGTCTTCGCGCCTGCGCCGAGGTTGACCGCAGAGCGGGAGAAGGAGCCGGATGCCGGGTAGGACTGGAAGAAACTACCAGTGATGTTGCCGAGCCCCTGACCGATCAGTTCCTGATTGGGATCGATACGATCCTTGGTCTTGGCAGCCATCGCCTTGGCAATCGAGATTGCCTCCATGAAACCGACCAGTGAGATCACGATTGCGCTGGTGATGAGGGTGCCCATCATGTCGAGATCGAAGGTTGGCATGGTGAAGGAGGGCAGACCCTCGGGGATGGTGCCGACCACGGCACCGGGGCGCATTGCTTCATAACCGACCATCCAGCTCACTACGATGGTACCGGCAACGGCAACCAGAACGCCGGGAATCTTCGGCAGATACTTCTTGAAACCCCACAGGATCAAGATCGCGCTAGCACCAAACAGGAACGTTGGAATGTGGGTGTGATCGGGAACCTGCTGAATCACCCCCCAGATATCGTTAACGAAGCTTTCACTGCGCTCTTTGCTCACGCCGAAGATCTTGTTTAGCTGCGACAGGCCGATGATCATCGCGGCAGCGTTGGTGAAGCCGACAATAACGGGGTGGGAGAGGAAGTTGACGATAACGCCAAGCTTAAACACGCCGAGGAAAAGTTGGAAGGTGCCGACCAGAAAGGCGAGCAGGATAGCGAGCGGCGCATAGATGCTGATCATCTGCGCTTCGGTCATGGCACCCGGATCTCCAACCAGAGGGATGATCGCCGAGGCGGTCAGTAGTGATACCACCGCCACCGGACCTGTAGCCAGCTGCTTTGAAGAGCCCCAAAGTGCCGCGATGATCACCGGCATAAAGGAGATGTAGAGACCGTAGTATGGGGGGAGTCCAGCCAGCTGCGCATAGGCCATCGACTGGGGGATCAGTACCAAGGCAACGGTAATGCCTGCGATCAGATCAGCACGGATGGTGGTTGGGTTTTTTGCTTCTCCCAACCAGTTCATGAATGGCAGGAGTTTCATCCAGGGTTTTGTTTCGGACTGCTCTGACTCGCTCACTATGGGCCTCTTATGCGTTTTTAAGTTATCGATCAAAGGGTTTCGGTTAACCGCGTATCTTAAACTAGTAGCCCGCCTCTTTATAGTGGTTGTCTCCTCGGAGATAGTATTGCATCGCTCATAACCCAGTTTAAAAGTCAGAATTTGGTGTATTTTTGTGGCCGAAAATGGTTCAATTGACGGCTTCGTGTCGCAGTCTAGTGCGGCACAGACCGAATTTGGGTGGCCTCCATAGTAAATATGTTTGGGGGTGCACTGGGAGCACGCTGGATATTCCGCGTACCCAATTATTAGTTTTGAATTGAATAAAAAGTTAAGGAGATTGATATGTCTGCCAAGCATCCCGTTGTTGCGGTTACCGGTTCTTCCGGTGCAGGTACTACCACTGTAAAGAACGCCTTCGAGCACATTTTCTATCGTGAGAACATCAAGCCGCTGGTTGTTGAGGGTGACTCGTTCCACTGCTTTGATCGTGCTGCGATGAAAGAGGCGATGGCCAAGGCTGAGTCTGAGGGTAACCGTTACTTCAGCCACTTCGGTCCTGAGGCCAACCACTTCGATAAGATCGCCGAGACCTTCAAGTCCTACAGCGAGACCGGTACCTGCAAGCGTCGCTACTACATCCACAGCGATGAAGAGGCGGTTGAGCACAACGCACGTCTTGGGGGTACCGACTACACTGCCGGTCAGTTCACTCCCTGGGATGATATTACTGAAGAGACCGACCTGCTCTTCTATGAGGGTCTGCACGGTTGTGCGAAGGATGGCAACGCGGATGTCTCCAAGTACGCAGATCTGAAAATCGGCGTTGTACCGATCGTTAACCTGGAGTGGATCCAGAAGATCTTCCGTGATAATGCACAGCGCGGTTACTCGGCTGAGGCAATTGTAGATACTATTCTGCGTCGCATGCCTGACTACATGAACTACATTACCCCGCAGTTTTCACGCACCGACATCAACTTCCAGCGTGTACCGACTGTTGATACCTCAAACCCTTTCATCGCGCGCGATATCCCGACGCCTGATGAGAGCTTTGTGGTTATCCGCTTTAAGGATCCGAAGAAGTACAACGTTAACTTCCAGTATCTGCAGAGCATGATTAAGGACAGCTTTATGTCTCGTCGTAACACCCTGGTTGTTCCGGGTGGCAAGATGGGCTTTGCGATGGAGATCATCCTGACCCCAATTATGGAAGAGATGATGGCCAAGCGCGGTTAATCGCTTCCGTTTAAAAAGGCCCGTTCAGCTCAGGTTGAACGGGCCTTTTTATTGCCTGCTGATAGTTAGTTAACACAATTGCTGGGTGTTTTAGTGGCTTTTTTAGTAAAGATTTATGGGTACGACGATGAGTTAGTGTATTATCCATTTACGAAGTAGGTCTTAGGAAGCAGGAACGGACTACGGATTGGTTGAGAACAACAATAAGATAGTTAGGACAGCAGTTTGATCTCCAGTTTGCACGACAAAATTATCTCCCTTGATGGGCTTCCGATCATGCCTGATGCTGCGCGTCAGTTGCTCTATATACGGAATGATCCGCACGCGGGTGCCTACGAACTTGCCCAGATCATAGAGCAGGACCCGGCGCTGACAGCGCAGGTGCTGCGTTACGCCAACTCCCCCATGTTTGCACGTCGCGGTGATATCGATTCTATCCAGGCCGCAGTTGCGCGGGTGCTTGGTTTTGATTTTGTGCTGCATCTCGCGCTGGGCATGCTGGTTGGTAGTAGCATGAAAACAGCGCCCGTGAAGATTGCCGGTATGTCGCTATGGGAGCATGCAGTCTACAGCGCGCAACTGTCGCAGCGGCTGGCTGAGGAGATGCCAATGTCGCATCGGCCGCAGCCGGGTGTGGTCTATCTGGCGGGGCTGCTGCACGATATTGGTCATCTGATGTTTGCCTATCTTTTCCCTGAGCGAATGGCAGAGTTCTCTGCGTCAATTAATGAGCATCCAGAGCAGACGGTCTTGGAGCGTGAGGCATCACTGTTTGAAATGAGCCATGCAGAGTGTGGTGCCCTGTTGCTTGATGTCTGGGGGCTGCCACAGGAGTTGGTCGCCGCAGCCCGATATCATCATGACTGTTTCTTTTCTGGTGAGCATGAGGCGATCACAAGGATAGTGTTGCTCTCTGATCGATTGCTGATGCAAATTGAGCAGAGCGATGCTGAGGGAGTGGAGCTGCCAGAGCAGGTGATTGCGGCACTTGGCCTCACTCAAGAGCAGATCAATAGGGTCTGGGATGGGCTTCTGGAACAGCGTGACGGACTTGATGCGATGGTTAAATTGTTTGCTTAAGAGTTCCTGGTAACCGATCAGATCTTGCGCTGCCGCGCGATATGACAACATAACAACGGTCTCGTTCAATTCATCACGCCTCAACCTCGCGGAGAAGCTGCCGATATTCATATTAGAAGTCGATTCTGATTTGGAGGTGTGTGATGGCTCATTTTGATATGGCTGAGAGTGATCTTCCGCTTGAGTGTTCCGGGGGTGAGAAGAGTGAAATTGCCTACATCGATGGCAATGGCTGGGTGCCTGAGCTGGCTCGGTTGGCAATGCAAGAGCCAGAAGCGCATCTGCATCACGAAAGTCCCTCCATATCGCACCCTCTAGCGGCTGTAGATCCTGATCATTTTTTGGGGCTGATGCGTGATCTAGAGGGAAATTAGATTAAATTCAACTTGGGGGTTGACACTAGGAGTGGAATATTAGAAAATTCTTACATGCTGATCTTTCAGCTGACTCCTCCATCCTCCTTTGGTGGATATTTTTTACGCGCGGCTCCTCACTTTGGCCGCGCTTTTTTTTGTCTGAAATTCAGGTGTCAGAAAGATCTTGTGTGAAGGGGGGGTCTTGGGTAATATACCCGGCTCTTTCTCAGGCTCTTGTTACGGGATAAGGCAACATGAAGACGTTTAGTGCAAAACCGGCAGAAGTAAAGCGCGATTGGTTCATAGTCGACGCTAGCGAAAAGACCCTTGGTAGGCTCGCGAGCGAAGTGGCTCACCGCCTGCGTGGCAAACATAAAGCAGAATATACTCCCCACGTTGATACCGGTGATTACATCGTTGTTATCAACGCGGAGAAGATTCGTGTCACTGGCAACAAGGCCAAGGACAAGATGTATTATCACCACACCGGCTACATCGGTAACCTCAAATCAATCAGCTTCGAGAAGCTGGTTGCCAAGAAGCCTGAGTCGGTAATTGAGCTGG harbors:
- a CDS encoding HDOD domain-containing protein, giving the protein MHDKIISLDGLPIMPDAARQLLYIRNDPHAGAYELAQIIEQDPALTAQVLRYANSPMFARRGDIDSIQAAVARVLGFDFVLHLALGMLVGSSMKTAPVKIAGMSLWEHAVYSAQLSQRLAEEMPMSHRPQPGVVYLAGLLHDIGHLMFAYLFPERMAEFSASINEHPEQTVLEREASLFEMSHAECGALLLDVWGLPQELVAAARYHHDCFFSGEHEAITRIVLLSDRLLMQIEQSDAEGVELPEQVIAALGLTQEQINRVWDGLLEQRDGLDAMVKLFA
- the rplM gene encoding 50S ribosomal protein L13; the protein is MKTFSAKPAEVKRDWFIVDASEKTLGRLASEVAHRLRGKHKAEYTPHVDTGDYIVVINAEKIRVTGNKAKDKMYYHHTGYIGNLKSISFEKLVAKKPESVIELAVKGMLPKNPLGRAMYRKLKVYAGSEHNHAAQQPKPLEI